In Patescibacteria group bacterium, one DNA window encodes the following:
- a CDS encoding DEAD/DEAH box helicase, with the protein MNNSRFPARNTSAVKSSPTNPTSRTGIVIADDDDDDDDGPVPVRIAARSAVVRRTVSKASVPVAVRPVVVDDDEDEIVIVRRSARSAIFRSNALYQRVVVIAPTRSTCVNIATVLEAEELPLTLLEKVRALEMDAAISDLANSGFGVVAGTGTGKTVAIRDICQKALATDNLRIAIVTREYDPAENQRHANVFVITPGVSLNWLKDGRISKSDLIIIDEIHQTSEHLELSMALAKKTGCRFVWMSATIDPEDFKNYLGAETVITCDAFDPTRKARVEIVRTTIEETLDDLVGWVGNEERGVAVFVPSRGIAEKLASQFSNTGIHTDFYHGGESADKLRPYLTGKVKKPFMIFMTIAGASSLNIVGLDTVVIVDQFYSEVVLSGGVKSLQKQELGNNELLQMGGRVNGRAKNGKIVIVSDRKIDFHSLRATAPDFVLGGNLENTALICARLGIDIADLDLIGEIDIDAYDRVVKRFCDRGIISLEGGIHLTELGERVERLPLEPAMAELLVKAQDSKDEDLFHRVLIVSCIGQLYRLHKEEWDMSVCVCGSDHLTAYNIIVQALLEFGYVRKDDVFSYRLRDDRNPYEKSEFMKWCDEKGFFAKEIRDVLMAVNSVYRHFQMECPDPESLKLVECDSSEHSKFVDLLARVQSLDFVHYQQNSIAGTVWAAKGGMNRGGYVLGKIRYWNDKREIRRASIEGTEIPLNLVMQYSSLKPIEFLGRTYLGEKYGVRFVKYFAGEPIGLPFLNFVELEDIPAQYRDKV; encoded by the coding sequence ATGAACAATTCTCGATTTCCAGCAAGGAATACAAGTGCAGTAAAGTCCAGTCCTACAAATCCAACTTCACGCACAGGTATTGTAATTGCTGACGATGATGATGACGATGATGATGGACCAGTTCCAGTTAGGATTGCGGCAAGATCGGCTGTAGTTCGTCGTACAGTTTCAAAAGCTTCAGTTCCAGTTGCAGTTCGGCCAGTAGTTGTTGACGATGACGAAGATGAAATTGTCATTGTTAGAAGATCTGCTAGGTCGGCTATCTTCAGATCTAACGCGCTTTATCAGAGAGTTGTTGTGATTGCGCCGACGAGAAGTACTTGTGTGAACATTGCAACTGTTCTGGAAGCAGAAGAATTGCCTTTGACATTGCTTGAAAAAGTGAGAGCTCTCGAGATGGATGCTGCAATTTCTGATCTGGCAAACAGCGGATTTGGAGTTGTTGCAGGTACAGGAACTGGCAAGACTGTTGCGATTCGTGATATCTGCCAGAAGGCGCTTGCGACAGACAATCTGCGAATTGCAATTGTAACTCGCGAGTATGATCCAGCGGAAAATCAGCGTCATGCCAATGTCTTTGTGATTACGCCTGGCGTATCTTTGAACTGGTTGAAAGATGGCAGGATTTCAAAAAGTGATCTAATCATTATCGATGAAATTCATCAGACCTCTGAACATCTGGAATTGTCTATGGCTTTGGCCAAAAAGACTGGTTGCAGATTCGTTTGGATGTCGGCAACGATTGATCCAGAGGACTTCAAGAATTATCTTGGAGCAGAGACAGTAATTACTTGTGATGCTTTTGATCCGACGCGTAAAGCAAGAGTTGAAATTGTTAGAACGACAATTGAAGAAACTCTTGATGATCTGGTTGGTTGGGTTGGGAATGAAGAACGTGGCGTGGCAGTCTTTGTGCCAAGTCGAGGCATTGCTGAAAAGTTGGCTAGCCAGTTTTCTAACACTGGAATTCACACTGATTTTTATCATGGTGGTGAATCAGCTGACAAGTTGAGGCCATATTTGACTGGCAAGGTAAAGAAGCCATTTATGATTTTTATGACCATTGCTGGCGCATCCAGTCTCAATATCGTTGGATTGGATACAGTAGTGATTGTTGATCAATTCTATTCTGAAGTTGTGCTTTCTGGAGGAGTCAAATCCTTGCAGAAGCAAGAGCTCGGAAATAATGAATTGTTGCAAATGGGCGGTCGTGTAAATGGGCGAGCAAAGAATGGCAAGATTGTGATCGTATCAGATCGTAAGATTGATTTTCACAGTCTTCGGGCAACGGCGCCGGATTTTGTTCTTGGTGGTAACCTTGAGAATACGGCTCTGATTTGCGCTCGATTGGGAATTGATATTGCTGATCTTGATTTGATTGGCGAAATTGATATAGATGCTTATGATCGAGTTGTAAAGCGTTTTTGTGATCGTGGCATCATTTCTTTGGAAGGCGGAATTCATTTGACTGAGCTTGGCGAGCGAGTGGAGAGATTGCCACTTGAACCTGCAATGGCAGAATTGCTTGTCAAAGCTCAAGATTCAAAAGATGAAGATTTGTTCCATAGAGTGCTGATTGTTTCTTGCATCGGTCAATTGTATCGGTTGCATAAAGAAGAATGGGATATGTCTGTTTGTGTCTGTGGTTCTGACCATTTGACAGCGTACAACATTATTGTTCAGGCACTTCTGGAATTTGGCTATGTTCGTAAAGATGATGTTTTTTCTTACAGATTGCGTGATGATCGCAATCCTTACGAAAAGAGCGAATTCATGAAATGGTGCGATGAAAAAGGCTTTTTTGCCAAAGAGATCAGGGATGTACTGATGGCTGTCAATTCAGTTTATCGGCATTTTCAGATGGAATGTCCTGATCCAGAAAGCTTGAAGTTGGTTGAATGTGATTCTTCCGAACACAGCAAATTTGTTGATTTGTTGGCAAGAGTTCAGTCTTTGGACTTTGTTCATTATCAGCAGAATTCGATAGCTGGAACAGTATGGGCTGCAAAGGGCGGAATGAATAGAGGCGGCTATGTTTTGGGCAAGATCAGATATTGGAATGATAAGCGAGAGATTCGGAGAGCAAGCATTGAAGGAACGGAAATTCCTTTGAACTTGGTTATGCAATATTCTTCGCTTAAGCCAATTGAATTTCTAGGAAGGACTTATCTTGGTGAAAAATATGGCGTTCGTTTTGTGAAGTACTTTGCTGGCGAACCAATTGGACTGCCGTTTTTGAATTTTGTAGAATTGGAAGATATTCCTGCACAATATAGAGACAAGGTGTAG
- a CDS encoding DUF475 domain-containing protein, with the protein MLFQSIIVVLGLCLFEIISSVDNAIVNAHVLQTLPKRFRKIFLFWGLLIAVFLVRGILPFLIVWLANTDLGFGEVFESVFSNDPMIKEALEETKPLLLSGGGIYLLFVALSWLFLEKKKYAFLVEHFIFHQGVWFYALASVFFTVMIALSVKIGNPAMALSTSIGATAFFITDGVKKNAEEKGKTLLNSSTVGAWSKIMYLEVLDASFSIDGVIGAFAFTMYVPLILLGNGLGAVVVREITIRGINLISKFAYLKNGAMYSIGVLGAIMILEAFGNEFPFWIAPLATISLLAIFLYLSYKEGRRKNIIKA; encoded by the coding sequence ATGTTGTTTCAGTCAATAATTGTTGTTTTAGGCCTTTGCCTTTTTGAAATTATTTCAAGTGTTGATAATGCAATTGTCAATGCTCATGTTTTGCAGACTTTGCCGAAAAGATTTCGAAAGATTTTTTTATTTTGGGGTTTGCTGATAGCAGTTTTTCTTGTTAGAGGTATCTTGCCTTTTTTGATAGTTTGGTTGGCAAATACTGATTTAGGATTTGGAGAAGTATTTGAGTCTGTTTTTTCTAATGATCCAATGATCAAAGAGGCTTTAGAAGAAACCAAGCCATTGCTTTTATCAGGTGGCGGAATTTATCTATTGTTTGTAGCTTTGTCATGGCTTTTTTTGGAAAAAAAGAAATATGCATTTTTAGTTGAGCATTTTATTTTTCATCAAGGTGTTTGGTTTTATGCATTAGCATCTGTATTTTTTACAGTTATGATTGCTCTTTCAGTAAAAATTGGAAATCCGGCAATGGCATTATCAACTTCGATTGGCGCAACAGCCTTTTTTATTACTGATGGAGTAAAAAAGAATGCTGAAGAAAAAGGTAAAACTTTATTAAATTCAAGTACTGTTGGAGCGTGGAGTAAAATAATGTATCTTGAAGTGTTAGACGCTTCTTTTTCAATTGATGGAGTAATTGGTGCTTTTGCTTTTACAATGTATGTTCCTCTAATTTTGTTAGGTAATGGTTTAGGTGCAGTTGTTGTTCGCGAGATAACTATTCGAGGAATAAATTTGATTTCTAAATTTGCCTATTTAAAAAATGGTGCAATGTATTCAATTGGAGTTTTGGGCGCGATAATGATTTTAGAAGCTTTTGGCAATGAGTTTCCATTTTGGATTGCGCCTTTAGCAACAATTTCTTTGTTGGCAATATTTTTATATTTATCATATAAAGAAGGAAGAAGGAAAAATATAATAAAGGCGTAA
- a CDS encoding flavodoxin family protein: MKTLIVNISIAHQNTLNVAKNMARVFDCKIKKPNEININDLKKYDLIGFGSGIYFMKHHVSLLNLVEKCDDMKGKKAFIFSTSGFNSKVVVRKMHKALKEKLQAKNFEIIGEFNCPGLDTWGPYKYMGGLNKNRPNERDFKNAILFAKELVKKF, translated from the coding sequence ATGAAAACATTAATTGTTAATATTTCTATTGCTCATCAAAATACTTTGAATGTAGCAAAAAATATGGCTCGAGTTTTTGATTGTAAAATTAAAAAGCCAAATGAAATAAATATTAATGATTTAAAAAAATACGATCTGATTGGTTTTGGTTCAGGCATTTATTTTATGAAACATCATGTCAGTTTGTTAAATTTAGTTGAAAAATGTGATGACATGAAAGGAAAAAAAGCATTTATTTTTTCAACTAGTGGATTTAACAGTAAAGTTGTTGTAAGAAAAATGCACAAAGCTTTGAAAGAAAAATTGCAAGCGAAAAATTTTGAAATTATTGGCGAATTTAATTGTCCAGGACTAGATACTTGGGGGCCATATAAATATATGGGTGGATTGAATAAAAATAGGCCGAATGAGAGAGATTTTAAAAATGCAATTCTATTTGCAAAAGAATTAGTTAAAAAATTTTAA
- a CDS encoding DEAD/DEAH box helicase, protein MSNEAVLSKKASFLNLGLVPDLLSALEKQQFTIPTPIQEKAIPVAIEEKDIIGIAQTGTGKTMAFGLPMMQRIAKTNGQGLILLPTRELAMQVEESLLKIGRTLGLKTAILVGGASMSMQRQRIYSHPHIIIGTPGRIIDHLQRRNLNLSKVNTLVLDEADRMLDMGFAPQIKEVLETVPKERQTMLFSATMPGRIVTIAARYMKSPIRIEVAQSGTAAEKVEQEMFVVNPHQKRLLAIKLLKEYKGTVLIFTRTKFGASKLCRFLITSGFSASEIHSNKSFAQRQVALNLFKQGRSRILVATDVASRGIDVSDIELVINYDLPDDPEDYVHRIGRTGRAGKGGKAISFAMPDQKYKVVQVERLIRNSISISKTPLLEQPIQPAFNSFRPVQARSNTSFQGRGRSSFQGQGRGRQQNSGQSNRRFPKRNAGQFNYGNSW, encoded by the coding sequence ATGTCAAATGAAGCAGTGCTTTCAAAGAAAGCGTCGTTTTTAAATCTAGGATTAGTCCCAGATCTTTTAAGCGCGTTAGAAAAACAACAATTTACAATTCCTACTCCAATCCAAGAAAAGGCGATTCCAGTGGCAATAGAAGAAAAAGATATTATTGGTATCGCTCAAACTGGAACTGGAAAGACAATGGCTTTTGGTTTGCCAATGATGCAAAGAATTGCCAAAACAAATGGACAAGGTTTAATTCTTTTGCCAACAAGAGAATTGGCAATGCAAGTTGAAGAATCATTATTAAAAATTGGCAGAACTCTTGGTCTTAAAACTGCAATATTAGTTGGTGGCGCATCAATGAGTATGCAAAGACAAAGAATTTATAGTCATCCACATATTATTATTGGTACTCCTGGCCGTATTATCGACCATTTACAAAGACGCAATTTGAATTTAAGCAAAGTTAATACTTTGGTTTTAGATGAAGCTGATAGAATGTTAGATATGGGTTTTGCGCCTCAAATTAAAGAAGTATTAGAAACTGTTCCAAAAGAGAGACAGACTATGCTTTTTTCAGCAACAATGCCTGGAAGAATTGTTACAATTGCAGCGAGATATATGAAAAGCCCGATTAGGATTGAAGTAGCTCAATCTGGTACAGCTGCCGAAAAAGTGGAACAAGAAATGTTCGTTGTAAATCCTCATCAAAAAAGATTATTAGCAATTAAATTGTTAAAAGAATATAAGGGCACAGTATTGATTTTTACTAGAACAAAATTTGGTGCTAGTAAATTATGCAGATTCTTGATAACTTCTGGATTTAGTGCTTCAGAAATTCATTCAAATAAAAGCTTTGCACAAAGACAAGTAGCTTTAAACTTATTTAAACAAGGAAGATCAAGAATATTAGTTGCAACTGATGTTGCATCTCGCGGTATTGATGTTTCTGATATTGAATTAGTCATTAATTATGACTTGCCAGATGATCCAGAAGATTATGTACATAGAATTGGCAGAACTGGCAGAGCTGGAAAAGGCGGAAAAGCAATTTCATTTGCAATGCCTGATCAAAAATACAAAGTTGTACAAGTAGAAAGACTAATTAGAAATAGCATTAGTATTTCAAAGACTCCTCTTTTGGAGCAACCAATTCAACCTGCATTTAATTCTTTTCGTCCAGTACAAGCAAGATCAAATACTTCTTTTCAAGGAAGAGGCAGATCTAGTTTTCAAGGACAAGGACGTGGACGTCAGCAAAATAGCGGACAAAGCAACAGACGTTTTCCAAAAAGAAATGCTGGACAATTTAATTATGGCAATAGCTGGTAA